CCGGATCTCGGTGAAGGCGACCACGACGGAACGGCTGGGCTTCCCCGGGCGGGAGGAGGGGATCGCGGCGCAGGCGGCCGTCAGCATCCTGATCCCGTCCTAGACCTTGGCCGGGCGAGGTCGTCGGCATCGCCCTCCGCGACCGGGAGGGCGACAATGCAGGGCGTTCAATCGGCGTGACAGGCGCGGCTGCGCGCCCGCAACGCCTTCAAGCGGAGGTGGGTGGCCTCCGAGATGAGGGCGCCCTCCCCTGCCTCCTCGATCCGGCCCGCCCATCGGTGGTGCGCTCGTGGCCGGGCAGGATATTGACGCAGGCGGCCCGCCGCACCTCGGCGGCGATGGCTGAGACGATCGGAGGTGAGTCGCGCGTGTTCGTCGGGGTCTCACCCGGCAGTCTCGGTTAGTGGCAGATCCTCCAGCACCGCCGCGCAGGCGCGCACCACCTCGTCGCGGAGCGGGCCGGGGCGCGGGGCGTCGGCGATGGTGGTGAACCAGTGCTCCGGGGGATTTCGCCCGGCGGCGCGGTCCCATCTCAGTGCCCTCAGGACCGCTTCCGCCGCAGGGGGCAGCCGGTCCGGCATGGGATAACCGTTGAGCGCGCCCCAGACGGCCGCCCAGCACCGCGCCACGGTCCAGGGGTTGTAGCCGCCCCCGCCGGTCACGATCAGGCGCGGCGCCTCCGCCATTACGGCGCGGACCACGGCAAGGTGGCTGTTGTTGGAGAGGGAGAGCCGGGCCAGAGGGTCCTCCTCCAGCGCGTCCGCGCCACACTGGAGCATCACCGCCTGCGGCCGGAGACGGCGAAAAACCGGGAGGATGGCGTGGCGCAGCACATGCGCCATCTCCGTGTCGTTGAAGCCCTGCGGCACCGGGATGTTGCGGGCGTGGCCGCCCGCCCGGTCCTCCAGCCGCCCGGTGAAGGGCCAGCGCCCAGCCTCGTGGACGGACAGGGTGAACACCCGGGGATCGTCGCGGAAGGCGTGTTCCACCCCGTCGCCGTGATGGGCGTCGATGTCGACGTAGAGGATGTTCGCCAGGCCGAGATCCAGCCACTCGAGCAGGCCGAGCACGGGATCGTTGATGTAGCAGAAGCCCGAGGCCCGGTCCGGCATGGCGTGGTGCGTGCCGGCGCCGGGAACGTGGACGACACCGCCGTTGAAGGTGAGCCGCGCGGCCAGGATGGCGCCCCCGGCGCCCGTGGCGGGGCGGCGGAAGACCTCGCGGTAGATCGGATTGCCGTGCGCGCCGAGGTGATGACGCTCCCGCACCTCCGCCGGTACCGAGCCCTCCACCTCAGCCCGCTGAAGGGCCGCGACGTACTCCGCCGTGTGGAAACGCTCCAACTGGGCCGGGGTGGCGCGAGGGCTGTCCAGGTAGCGTTGCGGGTCCAGCCAGCCGAGGGCGCGGATCAGGTCCAGCGTGGCGGGCACGCGCTGGATGGCCAGCGGGTGTTTCGGGCCATAGGTGGACCCGCGATAAATCTCCGACCCGATGAGGAGAGGCTGCCGCCCGCCGCTCACCGGCGCATCCCCGGCCAGGTGCCGCCGTTATCCGCCGGCACGGGAAGGAAGAGGACGCCCCCATGGTCGATACGACGCTGATCCGGGAGCACATGCCGGTGGTGGACTGCGGCGGCCGCCACGTGGGCACCGTGGACGACCTGGATGCCGGCCGGATCAAGCTGACCCGCGCCGGCAGCGCCGACGGGCCCCATCACTACATCCCGCTGGCCGACATTTCCTCCATCGACGACGACAAGGTCATGTCCCAGCTGACGCTGGAGGAGATCGAGGCGCTGTTCCGGGGTGGCGAGGGGCGCGAGCACACCGAGGGCTGAAGCTCTCAGCGAAGCCTCTCCAGGATGGAGACGTAGTTCGCCACGGCGGCGCCGCCCATGTTGAAGACGCCGCCGATCGTGGCCCCGGGCACCTGCATCGCCCCCGCCTCCCCCGCCAGCTGCATGGCGGAGAGCACGTGCATGGAGACGCCCGTGGCCCCGATCGGGTGGCCCTTCGACTTCAGGCCGCCGGAGGCGTTCACGGGCAGCTTTCCGTCTTTCGCCACCATGCCCTCCAGCACGGCGCGGGCCCCCTGCCCTTCCGGCACCAGCCCCATCGCCTCGTAGTCGATGAGCTCGGCGATGGTGAAGCAGTCGTGCACCTCGGCGAAGGAGAGGTCGGAGACGCCGATCCCGGCGGCCTCGTAGGCGCGGCTCCAAGCCTCTCGCGCGCCCTCGAAGCGGATCACGTCGCGGGCGGAGATCGGCATCAGGTCGTTCACCTGCACCGCCGCGCGGAAGCGGATCGCCTTGCCCAGCGTCGCGGCCGTTTCCGCGTCCGTCAGCACCAGGGCCGCCGCGCCGTCCGAGACGAGGCTGCAATCCGTGCGCTTCAGCGGGCCGGCGACGATCGGGTTGCGCTCGCTCTCCTGGCGGCAGAACTCGTAGCCGAGGTCCTTCCGCATCTGGGCGTAGGGATTGTCCACCCCGTTGCGATGGTTCTTGGCCGCGATCGCCGCCAGGGCATCGGATTGGTCGCCGTGGCGCTGGAAATAGGCTTCCGCGATCCGGGCGAAGACGCCGGCGAAGCCCGCGGGGATCTCGCCCTCCTCCTTGCGGTAGGCGCAGCCCAGCAGCACGTCCCCGACCGCGGCGCCGGGGATGGCCGTCATCTTCTCAACCCCGATCACCAGGGCGAAGCGGCCCCGGCCGGCGGCCAGGAAGTCCTTCGCGCCGTGGATCGCGGCGGAACCGGTGGCGCAGGCGTTCTCGAGCCGGGTCGCGGGCCTGAAGCGCAGCTCCGGCAAGGATTGCAGCACCAGGGAGGAGGGGAAGTCCTGCTTCTGGAACCCGCCGTTGAAGTGGCCAATGTAGATCGCGTCCACCTCGGTTGACGAAATCCCGGCATCCTCGATCGCGGCACGGGCGACGCGCCCGATCAGCGCCTCCGCGTCCGGCGAGTCCTCCAGCCGGCCGAAGGGCGTGTGCGCCCAACCGACGATGCACGCCCCGTTCTGTTCCAGCCCGGCCATCCTGCCCATCCTCCCTTTTCAGGAGAGAGGATAGGCATTCGGCCTGGCCGCTTCCATCGGGGTCAGCCCCGGAAGAGGCTGAGCAGGCCCTGGGGCGACTGGTTGGCGATGCCCAGGGCCTGGGTGCCGAGCTGCTGCTTGATCTGCAGGGCCTGGAGCGCCGCACTCTCCTTCGCCAAGTCGGCATCGATGAGGGAGCCGAGGCCGGTGTTCAGG
This genomic window from Pararoseomonas sp. SCSIO 73927 contains:
- a CDS encoding acetyl-CoA acetyltransferase is translated as MAGLEQNGACIVGWAHTPFGRLEDSPDAEALIGRVARAAIEDAGISSTEVDAIYIGHFNGGFQKQDFPSSLVLQSLPELRFRPATRLENACATGSAAIHGAKDFLAAGRGRFALVIGVEKMTAIPGAAVGDVLLGCAYRKEEGEIPAGFAGVFARIAEAYFQRHGDQSDALAAIAAKNHRNGVDNPYAQMRKDLGYEFCRQESERNPIVAGPLKRTDCSLVSDGAAALVLTDAETAATLGKAIRFRAAVQVNDLMPISARDVIRFEGAREAWSRAYEAAGIGVSDLSFAEVHDCFTIAELIDYEAMGLVPEGQGARAVLEGMVAKDGKLPVNASGGLKSKGHPIGATGVSMHVLSAMQLAGEAGAMQVPGATIGGVFNMGGAAVANYVSILERLR
- a CDS encoding acetoin utilization protein AcuC, translated to MSGGRQPLLIGSEIYRGSTYGPKHPLAIQRVPATLDLIRALGWLDPQRYLDSPRATPAQLERFHTAEYVAALQRAEVEGSVPAEVRERHHLGAHGNPIYREVFRRPATGAGGAILAARLTFNGGVVHVPGAGTHHAMPDRASGFCYINDPVLGLLEWLDLGLANILYVDIDAHHGDGVEHAFRDDPRVFTLSVHEAGRWPFTGRLEDRAGGHARNIPVPQGFNDTEMAHVLRHAILPVFRRLRPQAVMLQCGADALEEDPLARLSLSNNSHLAVVRAVMAEAPRLIVTGGGGYNPWTVARCWAAVWGALNGYPMPDRLPPAAEAVLRALRWDRAAGRNPPEHWFTTIADAPRPGPLRDEVVRACAAVLEDLPLTETAG
- a CDS encoding DUF2171 domain-containing protein translates to MVDTTLIREHMPVVDCGGRHVGTVDDLDAGRIKLTRAGSADGPHHYIPLADISSIDDDKVMSQLTLEEIEALFRGGEGREHTEG